One region of Termitidicoccus mucosus genomic DNA includes:
- the creD gene encoding cell envelope integrity protein CreD produces the protein MASRGFARLAGMNPSQDIIAAARNWLRRRVFVFKVCGAIFFALLLLIPLSMVRSTLDERQMRYHEAVDSITEPWGRSQEIIGPVLVVPYTHQVATDEWVFAGDRRVLQKSVQEVAAEAFFLPERLDITGELAPSLRKRGIHAAHVYSAALRVSGSFAPPDFAFTGLKSVKPQWERARVCFAITDLRGVRGALTLDWGGASVPMQPGAALGGAEAGVHALPGEAAAGAAFSLDLTLNGSGSFTAAPLGRGTTMRLASSWPDPSFMGAALPVKREVGPDGFEAEWEASLYGRSFPQQWSGAGEVSFRSLSEPSFGVRMQPAVDSYRTVERAIKHGVLFVALVFTVFFLFEATCGLHLNGLNYLLTGAALCLFFLSLLALAEFLAFGAAYAMAGAASTAMIGLYCRRILRSGRRALATAGLLGGVYAYLYFVLRMEDFSLLAGTAALFVMLGVVMYATRNLRSAPTSETASPAGGGDHAGRGENTIPPAGGPPPLR, from the coding sequence ATGGCTTCACGCGGATTCGCCAGACTCGCCGGCATGAATCCATCCCAAGACATCATCGCGGCTGCGCGCAACTGGCTGCGCCGCCGCGTGTTCGTGTTCAAAGTCTGCGGAGCGATCTTTTTCGCCCTTTTGCTGCTCATCCCGCTTTCCATGGTGCGCTCCACCCTCGATGAGCGGCAGATGCGCTACCACGAAGCCGTGGATTCCATTACCGAACCGTGGGGCCGCTCGCAGGAAATCATCGGGCCGGTGCTCGTCGTGCCCTACACGCATCAGGTCGCCACGGACGAATGGGTGTTCGCGGGCGACCGGCGCGTGCTGCAAAAAAGCGTGCAGGAAGTCGCCGCCGAGGCGTTTTTTCTGCCGGAACGGCTCGACATCACCGGCGAGCTTGCGCCTTCGCTGCGCAAACGCGGCATCCACGCCGCGCACGTTTACTCGGCCGCGCTGCGGGTGTCGGGAAGTTTCGCGCCGCCGGATTTCGCCTTCACCGGGCTGAAGTCCGTCAAACCGCAATGGGAGCGCGCCCGCGTGTGTTTTGCCATCACCGATCTGCGCGGCGTCCGCGGGGCGCTCACGCTCGACTGGGGCGGAGCTTCCGTGCCGATGCAGCCCGGCGCGGCGCTCGGCGGCGCCGAGGCCGGCGTGCATGCCCTGCCCGGCGAGGCCGCCGCCGGGGCGGCCTTCTCGCTCGATCTCACGCTCAACGGCAGCGGCTCGTTCACGGCGGCCCCGCTCGGGCGCGGCACCACGATGCGGCTGGCCTCGTCCTGGCCCGACCCGAGCTTCATGGGCGCGGCGCTGCCGGTGAAACGCGAGGTGGGGCCGGACGGTTTCGAGGCCGAGTGGGAGGCGTCGCTTTACGGGCGCTCGTTTCCCCAGCAATGGTCGGGGGCGGGCGAGGTCTCCTTCCGCTCGCTGTCCGAGCCGTCGTTCGGCGTGCGCATGCAGCCCGCGGTCGATTCCTACCGCACCGTCGAGCGCGCCATCAAGCACGGCGTGCTGTTCGTGGCGCTGGTGTTCACGGTTTTCTTTCTGTTCGAGGCCACCTGCGGCCTGCATCTGAACGGGCTCAATTACCTGCTGACCGGCGCGGCATTGTGCCTGTTTTTCCTGTCGCTGCTGGCATTGGCGGAATTTCTCGCCTTCGGCGCGGCGTATGCGATGGCGGGCGCGGCCTCGACGGCGATGATCGGGCTCTACTGCCGGCGCATATTGCGAAGCGGGCGCCGCGCGCTCGCCACGGCGGGGCTGCTCGGCGGGGTTTACGCCTATCTGTATTTCGTGCTGCGCATGGAGGACTTCTCGCTGCTGGCCGGGACCGCGGCGCTGTTTGTCATGCTGGGCGTGGTGATGTATGCGACGCGCAACCTGCGCTCCGCGCCGACATCGGAAACAGCATCCCCTGCCGGCGGCGGCGATCACGCGGGACGGGGCGAAAACACGATCCCCCCGGCGGGCGGGCCGCCGCCCTTGCGATGA
- a CDS encoding flavin reductase family protein yields the protein MLIDLASLKSRDAYHWMTSTITPRPIAWVSTVSADGKTNLAPFSFFQGVTSVPPSLLFVAVNTRDGSKKDTVRNVEATGEFVVNLVPEALAAQMNATGTLLPYGESEFEKFDIAPTPSVKVAPPRVAAAPVAFECKRHSIVPVGEGPGAANIVIGVIVSLYVDDAVIGADGWPDAAKLDLVGRMGGEVFVRTKDTFVLPRPPR from the coding sequence ATGCTCATCGATCTCGCCTCCCTCAAGTCCCGCGATGCCTACCACTGGATGACCAGCACCATCACCCCGCGTCCCATCGCATGGGTGTCCACCGTGTCAGCCGACGGAAAAACCAACCTCGCGCCATTCAGCTTCTTCCAAGGCGTCACCTCCGTGCCGCCGTCGCTCCTGTTCGTGGCGGTCAACACCCGCGACGGCTCGAAAAAGGACACCGTGCGCAACGTGGAGGCGACCGGCGAGTTTGTGGTGAACCTCGTGCCTGAGGCGCTCGCCGCGCAGATGAACGCCACCGGCACGCTGCTGCCCTACGGCGAGAGCGAGTTCGAAAAATTCGATATCGCGCCCACGCCCTCCGTCAAGGTCGCCCCGCCGCGCGTCGCCGCCGCGCCGGTCGCGTTCGAATGCAAACGCCACTCCATCGTGCCGGTCGGCGAGGGTCCCGGGGCGGCCAACATCGTCATCGGCGTGATCGTGTCCCTGTATGTGGACGATGCCGTCATCGGCGCGGACGGCTGGCCCGACGCGGCGAAGCTGGACCTTGTCGGACGCATGGGCGGCGAGGTTTTCGTGCGCACGAAGGACACCTTCGTGCTGCCCCGCCCGCCGCGCTGA
- a CDS encoding thioredoxin family protein, translating to MIRRLFLHFICLPAIALLALAAAPGARAQVRASLVSADASVQPGRAFTVALKLEHQPHWHTYWINAGTGYPTSLAWELPEGWQAGDIRWPVPIVIKDHTGTVTGNGYEAITLLPVTLTPPKDLKPGETVTLRAKADWLMCADVCVPGDATVTLTLPVSTAAPAPDAVVTAALAATPMPRAPDGWRVSATRHTGEKTVALAFAAEKNKAAAPALATLSPHFFSIDALIQYDQPQTVMTGEAGAVVTFTLPVSDAYEGDGARLAGVLAYDRDGARHGFIIDVPIQNGAAASSPPNRSDGGDAAAPADASASASAGFVGTLFLAFLGGLVLNLMPCVFPVLGIKILGFVNQAGADRRKVTLHGVAFTAGVLVSFWLLAGLLLVLRAGGQQLGWGFQLQSPSFVFCMAVFMLVFALNMSGLFEVGLSATGVGGQLQSKNGYTGSFFTGALAVLVATPCSAPFLAPALGAALALSAGESVLVFTAIAIGLSAPYLLLSIFPGAVKFLPRPGAWMETFKQLMSFLLYATVGALLWVLAAQTADSDYALLWVLFGFVLVAMAAWVYGRFGQPYGRKPARRAAGHAAALVLLAGGVWLGWPKSPADEPAAGAAGAPQVTWEKWTPDAVAAARAAGKTVYVDFTARWCATCQTNKLLVFKSEEVLRHFNDNGIVTLKADWTTRDPQITAELAKHNRAAVPFNLVYKPGQPEPLALPEILTPGIVLEAVR from the coding sequence ATGATTCGCCGCCTTTTCCTCCATTTTATCTGTTTGCCCGCCATCGCGCTGCTTGCGTTGGCCGCCGCGCCCGGCGCCCGCGCGCAAGTCCGGGCCTCGCTCGTGTCCGCCGATGCATCCGTGCAGCCGGGGCGAGCCTTCACCGTCGCGCTCAAGCTCGAGCACCAGCCGCACTGGCACACGTATTGGATCAACGCCGGCACCGGCTACCCGACCTCGCTCGCCTGGGAACTGCCCGAGGGCTGGCAGGCGGGCGACATCCGCTGGCCCGTGCCCATTGTCATCAAGGATCACACCGGCACCGTGACCGGCAACGGCTACGAAGCCATCACGCTGCTGCCCGTCACGCTCACGCCGCCGAAAGACCTCAAGCCCGGCGAAACCGTCACCTTGCGCGCGAAAGCCGACTGGCTCATGTGCGCCGATGTCTGCGTGCCCGGCGACGCGACCGTCACGCTGACCTTGCCCGTGAGCACCGCCGCGCCCGCGCCGGATGCCGTCGTCACCGCCGCGCTCGCCGCCACGCCGATGCCGCGGGCGCCCGACGGCTGGCGCGTGTCCGCGACGCGCCACACCGGCGAAAAGACGGTCGCGCTCGCCTTCGCCGCCGAAAAAAACAAAGCCGCCGCGCCCGCGCTCGCGACGCTCTCACCGCATTTTTTCAGCATCGACGCGCTCATCCAATACGACCAGCCCCAGACCGTGATGACGGGCGAGGCGGGCGCGGTCGTCACGTTCACCCTTCCCGTTTCCGATGCCTACGAGGGCGACGGCGCGCGGCTGGCCGGGGTGCTCGCGTATGACCGCGACGGCGCGCGGCATGGCTTCATCATCGACGTGCCTATCCAAAACGGAGCGGCGGCGTCCTCGCCGCCGAATCGGAGCGACGGCGGGGACGCCGCCGCCCCGGCGGACGCGTCCGCCAGTGCCTCCGCCGGATTCGTGGGCACGCTCTTCCTCGCGTTTCTCGGCGGGCTGGTGCTGAACCTCATGCCGTGCGTGTTTCCCGTGCTCGGGATAAAAATCCTCGGTTTCGTCAACCAGGCCGGGGCCGACCGCCGCAAGGTCACGCTGCACGGCGTGGCGTTCACCGCCGGCGTGCTCGTCTCGTTCTGGCTGCTCGCGGGACTGCTGCTCGTGCTGCGCGCGGGCGGGCAGCAACTCGGCTGGGGTTTTCAACTCCAGTCGCCCTCGTTCGTGTTTTGCATGGCGGTGTTCATGCTCGTGTTCGCGCTCAACATGAGCGGCCTTTTCGAAGTCGGCCTGTCCGCGACCGGCGTCGGCGGGCAGTTGCAATCGAAAAACGGCTACACCGGCTCGTTCTTCACCGGCGCGCTGGCCGTGCTCGTCGCCACGCCGTGCAGCGCGCCCTTCCTCGCGCCCGCGCTCGGCGCCGCGCTCGCGCTCAGCGCGGGCGAGTCCGTGCTCGTTTTCACCGCCATCGCCATCGGCCTCTCGGCGCCTTACCTGCTGCTCTCGATTTTCCCCGGGGCGGTGAAATTCCTGCCGCGTCCCGGCGCGTGGATGGAGACGTTCAAGCAGCTCATGTCCTTCCTGCTTTACGCGACGGTCGGGGCGCTGCTCTGGGTGCTCGCCGCGCAGACGGCGGACAGCGATTACGCGCTGCTCTGGGTTTTGTTTGGCTTTGTCCTCGTCGCGATGGCGGCCTGGGTTTACGGACGCTTCGGGCAACCCTACGGAAGAAAGCCGGCGCGCCGTGCCGCCGGCCATGCGGCCGCGCTCGTGCTCCTTGCCGGGGGCGTGTGGCTCGGCTGGCCGAAATCTCCCGCCGACGAACCCGCCGCCGGTGCGGCGGGCGCACCGCAGGTCACGTGGGAAAAATGGACCCCCGACGCCGTCGCCGCCGCGCGGGCCGCGGGCAAGACCGTGTATGTCGATTTCACCGCGCGCTGGTGCGCCACCTGCCAGACGAACAAGCTGCTCGTTTTCAAATCCGAGGAGGTGCTGCGCCACTTCAACGACAACGGCATCGTCACGCTCAAGGCCGACTGGACGACCCGCGATCCGCAAATCACCGCCGAACTCGCGAAGCACAACCGCGCCGCCGTGCCCTTCAACCTCGTTTACAAGCCCGGCCAGCCTGAGCCTCTCGCGCTTCCCGAAATCCTCACCCCGGGCATCGTGCTGGAGGCGGTGCGGTGA
- a CDS encoding pseudouridine synthase — MRRLDQLLANLGYCSRREARAFLKTHAVTHRGAPAADPSLKVRAADVLVDGEPLDHPDGLLLLLHKPTGLVCSHDPREGPNVYSLLPERWRARNPQVTSIGRLDKDTSGLLLLTDQTALVHRLTSPRHKVPKTYRVTTDKPIPPGLAALFAAGTLVLQGEAAPCAPAELRIHGPATADIVLTEGRYHQVRRMFASQGCAVVTLHRTHFGPLDLAGVEPTRWRELPLGMFG, encoded by the coding sequence ATGCGCCGACTCGACCAGCTTCTTGCCAACCTCGGCTATTGCTCACGACGGGAGGCCCGCGCGTTTCTCAAAACCCATGCCGTCACCCACCGCGGCGCTCCGGCCGCCGACCCCTCCTTGAAAGTCCGGGCGGCCGATGTGCTCGTCGATGGCGAACCGCTCGATCATCCCGACGGGCTGCTGCTCCTGCTTCACAAGCCGACCGGGCTCGTCTGCTCGCACGATCCGCGCGAAGGCCCCAATGTTTACAGCCTGCTTCCCGAACGCTGGCGCGCGCGCAATCCGCAAGTCACCAGCATCGGACGCCTCGACAAGGACACCAGCGGCCTGCTGCTTCTCACCGACCAGACCGCGCTCGTCCACCGCCTCACTTCACCGAGGCACAAGGTGCCCAAAACCTACCGGGTGACGACCGACAAACCGATCCCTCCCGGGCTGGCCGCGCTTTTTGCCGCCGGCACGCTCGTCCTTCAGGGCGAAGCCGCGCCCTGTGCGCCCGCCGAATTGCGCATCCACGGCCCCGCCACCGCCGACATCGTGCTGACCGAGGGGCGCTACCACCAGGTGCGGCGCATGTTCGCGAGCCAGGGCTGCGCGGTCGTGACGCTGCATCGCACGCATTTCGGCCCGCTCGACCTCGCCGGCGTGGAACCCACCCGGTGGCGCGAACTGCCTCTGGGAATGTTTGGGTAA
- a CDS encoding sodium ion-translocating decarboxylase subunit beta codes for MTFQNILDIFQGLTTLFDSFANNPAVAWMRIVLIFLGMLLVYLGKKGTLEPLLMIPMGLAMCAVNAGVLFLDPTTAGIIVSGSAPLPDAAAQAQAVATAAAGKMHGTLFMSPLVETPDKIVALTGIDFLQPIFNFTFGNNLIACLVFMGIGVLLDIGFVLARPFLSIVMALFCELGTIVVFPIAIALGFFPGEAAAIALVGGADGPMVLFGALKMAPKLFVPITIVAYLYLGLVYGGYPYLIRALIPEKLRAIKLPPRPAVKITSGEKLAFAVVACTVLCLLFPSAAPLFFSLFLGVAVRESGLKFFSTLIENVFLYGATMFLGVLLGVMCEASTILDPKVIMLLVLGVLSLLISGVGGVIGGYCAYFFSGRKINPVIGIAGVSCVPSTAKVAQKEVSKANPHSIVLPEALGANISGVITTAIITGIYVSLIQPTL; via the coding sequence ATGACTTTCCAGAACATCCTCGATATCTTCCAAGGGCTGACGACGCTCTTCGATTCCTTCGCGAACAACCCCGCCGTCGCCTGGATGCGCATCGTGCTGATTTTCCTCGGCATGCTGCTCGTTTACCTCGGCAAAAAGGGCACGCTTGAGCCGCTGCTCATGATTCCGATGGGACTGGCCATGTGCGCCGTGAACGCCGGCGTGCTCTTCCTCGACCCCACCACGGCGGGCATCATCGTCAGCGGCAGCGCGCCGCTCCCCGACGCCGCCGCGCAAGCGCAGGCCGTCGCCACCGCCGCCGCCGGAAAAATGCACGGCACTCTCTTCATGTCGCCCCTCGTGGAAACGCCCGACAAAATCGTCGCGCTCACCGGCATAGATTTTCTCCAGCCTATTTTCAACTTCACCTTCGGCAACAACCTCATCGCCTGCCTCGTGTTCATGGGCATCGGGGTGCTGCTCGACATCGGTTTCGTGCTGGCGCGGCCCTTCCTCAGCATCGTGATGGCGCTCTTTTGCGAGCTGGGCACGATCGTCGTTTTCCCGATCGCGATCGCCCTCGGGTTTTTCCCCGGCGAGGCGGCCGCGATCGCACTGGTCGGCGGCGCGGACGGCCCGATGGTCCTCTTCGGCGCGCTCAAGATGGCCCCGAAGCTCTTCGTCCCCATCACCATCGTCGCCTACCTCTACCTCGGGCTCGTGTATGGCGGCTATCCCTACCTCATCCGCGCCCTCATCCCGGAAAAATTGCGCGCCATCAAGCTGCCTCCCCGCCCCGCGGTGAAAATCACCTCCGGCGAGAAACTCGCCTTCGCCGTCGTGGCCTGCACGGTGCTCTGCCTGCTGTTCCCCTCGGCGGCCCCGCTGTTCTTCTCGCTCTTCCTCGGCGTGGCCGTCCGCGAGTCCGGCCTGAAATTCTTCTCTACACTCATTGAGAACGTCTTCCTCTATGGCGCGACCATGTTCCTCGGCGTGCTTCTCGGCGTCATGTGCGAGGCCTCGACCATCCTCGACCCGAAGGTCATCATGCTGCTCGTCCTCGGCGTGCTCTCGCTGCTCATCTCCGGCGTGGGCGGCGTCATCGGCGGCTACTGCGCCTACTTCTTCAGCGGGCGCAAAATCAACCCCGTGATCGGCATCGCCGGCGTCAGTTGCGTGCCGAGCACGGCCAAGGTCGCGCAAAAGGAAGTCTCCAAGGCGAACCCCCACTCCATCGTGCTGCCCGAGGCCCTCGGGGCCAACATCTCCGGCGTCATCACCACCGCGATCATTACCGGCATCTACGTGTCGCTGATCCAGCCCACCCTCTGA
- a CDS encoding DUF4440 domain-containing protein — protein MTKTPGDILRSWIHCINEGDLDGALSFYNEKALLIPTFASRLLGRPEGIRDYFERLCAREDLSIALHEKTVVAQPVADSIYALSGIYCWRFAIDGEMLNFEARFSFVLDLSQTAPILHHHSSQIPRTL, from the coding sequence ATGACAAAAACGCCCGGCGATATTCTCAGGAGTTGGATTCATTGCATCAATGAAGGCGACCTCGATGGCGCGCTTTCCTTCTACAACGAAAAAGCGCTTTTGATACCGACATTTGCCAGCCGCCTGCTGGGACGGCCGGAAGGCATCCGCGACTATTTCGAGCGGCTTTGCGCCCGCGAGGACCTGAGCATTGCGCTTCACGAGAAAACCGTCGTGGCGCAGCCGGTCGCGGACTCGATTTATGCGCTGAGCGGCATCTATTGCTGGCGGTTTGCCATCGACGGCGAGATGCTGAATTTCGAGGCGCGCTTCAGCTTCGTTCTGGATCTTTCGCAAACGGCCCCGATCCTGCACCACCACTCCTCGCAAATCCCGCGCACGCTGTAG
- a CDS encoding aldo/keto reductase — translation MEYIQLGKSGLKVSRICLGCMSYGDPGRGTHEWVLKEDESRPFIKTALEKGITFFDTANVYSLGASEEIVGRAIRDFAKRDEVVIATKVHGKMRDEPNGKGLSRKAILAEIDNSLRRLGMDYVDLYQIHRWDPNVQIEETLEALHDVVKAGKARYIGASSMAAWQFCKALEIAKQKGWSRFVSMQPHYNLLYREEEREMLPLCREEGVGVIPWSPLARGRLARPSHAEPTKRLSSDQFDKTLYANTEAADRKVIDAVTALAKQRGLPQAQIALSWMLHQPVVTAPIVGATKVQQLEDAIAAITVKLSAEEIQRLEASYIPHEVAGFTLPGRKA, via the coding sequence ATGGAATACATCCAACTTGGAAAATCGGGTCTCAAAGTTTCGCGCATTTGCCTCGGCTGCATGAGCTATGGCGATCCCGGCAGAGGCACGCATGAATGGGTTTTGAAGGAGGACGAGAGCCGCCCTTTCATCAAAACCGCGCTTGAAAAAGGCATCACCTTTTTCGACACCGCGAATGTGTATTCGCTCGGTGCGAGCGAGGAAATCGTGGGGCGCGCCATCCGTGACTTCGCAAAACGCGACGAGGTCGTCATCGCCACCAAGGTGCATGGCAAGATGCGCGACGAGCCGAATGGCAAGGGTCTCTCGCGCAAGGCGATACTCGCCGAAATCGACAACAGCCTGCGGCGCCTCGGCATGGATTATGTCGACCTCTACCAGATCCACCGCTGGGACCCCAACGTGCAAATCGAGGAAACACTGGAAGCCCTGCACGACGTGGTGAAAGCCGGCAAGGCGCGCTATATCGGCGCATCCAGCATGGCGGCATGGCAGTTCTGCAAGGCGCTGGAAATCGCGAAGCAGAAGGGCTGGTCGCGCTTCGTTTCCATGCAGCCGCATTACAACCTTCTCTACCGCGAGGAAGAGCGCGAGATGCTGCCCTTGTGCAGGGAAGAAGGTGTCGGCGTCATTCCCTGGAGTCCGCTGGCGCGCGGACGCCTGGCGCGCCCCTCTCATGCCGAGCCGACCAAGCGCCTTTCCTCCGATCAGTTCGACAAAACGCTCTACGCCAATACCGAGGCAGCCGATCGCAAGGTCATCGACGCCGTTACGGCGCTGGCGAAGCAGCGCGGGCTGCCGCAAGCGCAAATCGCGCTGTCATGGATGCTGCACCAGCCGGTCGTCACCGCGCCCATCGTCGGCGCCACCAAGGTGCAGCAGCTTGAAGACGCCATCGCGGCGATCACAGTGAAGTTGTCGGCGGAAGAAATCCAACGGCTCGAGGCAAGCTATATCCCGCACGAGGTGGCGGGATTCACCCTGCCGGGCCGCAAGGCTTGA